Within the Pseudonocardia alni genome, the region CGAGCCGGGCGAAGAGCGACGGCTTCTTCTCCTTCGTCGCCGCGGTGGCGCGGGTCGGAGTGGCACGGCCCTTGCCGGGGGTGCTCGCGGAGCCGGAGGCCCGCCGCCCACGACGGTCGGCGGCGTTGCTCGGGCGCTCCCGCCCGGGCCGCTCCGACTCGTGCTCGTCGCTCACGCGTGTCGCCCTCCGCACGTGGCGGGCGTCCGCCCGCCCTCGGTCACGTCCTCCGCTTCGGGAGAACCCTCGTCGCTTCGCCGTCCGTGCCGTCGGCCGCGCCGCCGTGATCTCCGGCGGCCTGCGGCGTCGTGGCAGGGGTGACAGGACTTGAACCTGCAACCTGCGGTTTTGGAGACCGCTGCTCTGCCAATTGAGCTACACCCCTTTGCCCCGATCCGCCACGTAGCGGCGGGGCGGACGCAACGGATCGTCCGGTGCGTCCGGCTGGAACGAGTGTACGCACCCGCTTCCGCGGGCCCGTACCCCGGGTCGCCTCACCCCGGGAGGACGACCTCGGCGCGGGCCCGGCCGAGCACCGTCTTCCCCTCGAAGGCCGCCTTGAGATCGACGACGGCGATCCGCTCCCCGCCCTCCTCGCGCACCTCGGCGACGGTGCCGGAGAGCTCGACCGTGGCGCCGGCGTCGTCGTCCGGGACGACGACGGGCCGCGTGAAGCGGGTGCCGTAGCTGCGGATCGCGGCCGGATCCCCGGTCCACGCGGTCAGCACGCGGCCGGCGAGGGCCATCGAGAGCATGCCGTGCGCGATCACACCGGGCAGCCCGGCGACCGCGGCGACGCGGTCGCTCCAGTGGATCGGGTTGAGGTCGCCGGAGGCACCGGCGTAGCGCACCAGGTCGGCGCGGGTGACCTGCACGGTCAGCGACGGCAGCGCGTCGCCCTTGGCGCAGGCGGCGGCGGTCTGCGGGGTCAGCGGGGTCAGCGGTGCACTCACGCGTCCCCCTCGCTGCCCGCGTCCTCACCGGCGGGACTGACCAGCATCGAGTGCGTGGTCGCCACCGGCTCGCCCGCCGCGTCGGTGACCTCGCAGCGCAGCGTCAACATGTGGTTGCCGGCCCGGGTGCGCAGCTCGTCGACGTGCAGCACCGTGGTGAGCTCGTCGCCGGCGACGACCGGTCTGCGGAAGGTGATCCGCTGGTCGCCGTGGACCATGCGGGTGTAGTCCCACCCGAACGCGGGCTCCCGGAGGAAGCCCTCGATGACCGGCATCGTGAAGCAGGTCGGGAACGTCGGCGGGGCCACCAGGTCGGCGTGACCCGCGGCACGTGCCGCGTCCACGTCACGGAAGAGCGGATCGCCGTCACCGATGGCGACGGCGAACTCGCGGATCTTCTCGCGACCGACCTGGTACGGCCCGACCGGGTCCGAGCTGTGCCCGACCCAGGACTGGTCGACCACTGTCAGCTCCGGGACTCGCTACGCACTCAGCGGGTCTCGCGGTGCGCCCGGTGGGTGCCGCAGTTCGGGCAGAACTTCTTGATCTCGAGCCGGTCGGGGTCGTTCCGCCGGTTCTTCTTGGTGATGTAGTTGCGGTGCTTGCACTCCTCGCAGGCCAGAGTGATCTTCGGCCGCACGTCCGTGGCCTTGGCCATCGCGGGTGCCTCCCAGCATGTCTCGTGAATGATGCGCCAACGTGGTGACGATGGCCGGACTTGAACCGGCGACACAGCGATTATGAGCCGCTTGCTCTACCAACTGAGCTACACCGTCATACAAGAAGCCCCGCCGCATGCGGCGAGGCCCCTTGTAGAGCCCCCTTACGGAATCGAACCGTAGACCTTCTCCTTACCATGGAGACGCTCTGCCGACTGAGCTAAGGGGGCGGCAGCACCGGTGTCCCGCGGGCCCGAGGGCCTCGCTCTCACCGACGGGAAGAACTTTACACCGGGGTCCCGGGCCCCCGAACGGGGGGTCCCGGAACCCGGTTCCTGCAGGTCAACCGCCGTTCGTCACCAGCTCGACTTGCGGACACCCGGCAGTGCGCCGTCGTGTGCGAGCTCGCGCAGCCGGACCCGGGACACCCCGAACTTGCGGAGGTGCCCGCGGGGGCGTCCGTCGACCGAGTCGCGGTTGCGGACCCGGGTCGCGCTGGCGTCGCGCGGCTGGCGGCGCAGCTCGGCGACCGCGGCGGCCCGCTCCGGCTCCGGCGTCGACGGGCGGGCGATGAGCGCCTTGAGCTCGGCCCGCCGCTCGGCGTAGCGGGCGACGATCTCCTTCCGCCGCTCGTTCTTCGCGATCTGCCCGGTCGTGGCCATCAGACCTTCACCCCGTTCGCCCGGATCCTCGCCACCGCGGCGGAGACGCCGATCCGGTCCACCGTCCTGATCCCCTTCACCGAGAGCGTGAGCCGCACCCAGCGGTTCTCCTCGGCCAGCCAGTAGCGGCGGGTCTGCACGTTGGGGTCCCAGCGCCGGCTGGTGCGCCGGTGGGAGTGCGAGACCGACTTGCCGAAGCCCGGCTCGCGGCCGGTCAGGTCACAGCGCTTCGCCATCGCTCACCGTCCCGCGTGCGGGTAGGGCAGCAGGGCCATCTCCCGCGCGTTGCGGATCGCGGTGGCCACCTGCCGCTGCTGCTGGCCGGTGAGTCCGGTCACCCGGCGGGCGCGGATCTTGCCGCGGTCAGAGATGAACGTGCGCAGCAGCGCGGCGTCCTTCCAGTCCACGTGCTCGATCCCCCGCTGCTTCAGCGGGTTGGGCTTGCGTCGCGGCGCGCGCACCGGCTTGGGACGTGCGGGCATCAGCGCTCCTCCTTGAACTCGACGTGCCTGCGCACCTTCGGGTCGTACTTGCGCAGGACCAGGCGGTCCGGGTCGTTGCGGCGGTTCTTGCGGGTCACGTAGGTCGTGCCCGTCCCCGCCGTCGAGCGCAGCTTCACGATCGGCCGGACGTCGGTCGACTTGGCCATCGCGCCCCTCCTCTCAACATGGGAATCGTTTTCGTTTACGCTACACCGGACCGTGACCACGTCCGACTCCGGGAGGAAGACATGACCGAGCTGGTGGTCCTGTGCGGGACCGAGCCCGACGGGGTGGGGCGGACGATCACGCGGATGCGCGAGCTGGACCCGGGTGTCGTCGTGCTCCACCACGACCTGCGCGACCTGGGCCGCGGTGTGGTGCACCGGCGACTGCGCGACGCGGGCCGCGACGAGCGCACCGTGCTGGAGCTCGCCCACGGCTGTGTGAGCTGCACCATCCGCGAGGACGTGCTGCCGACCCTGGCCGCGCTGGCCGGGACGGTGGACCGGGTGGTGCTGCACCTGGACCCGCGCCTGGAGCCGGAGCCGGTGTGCTGGGCGCTGGGGGCGGTGGTGTTCGAGCCGCCGGGTGGCGGCGAGGCCTGCACCGCGACCGACCTCGTCGACCTGCGCGGGGTGGTGGCCGTGCTCGACCCGGACCGCTGGCTGGACGACGCCACCGGGGACGCGACCCTGCCCGAGCGCGGGCTGTCCACGCTGCCCGACGACGAGCGGACCGTCGCCCAGCTCGCCGTCGGGCAGGCCGAGTTCGCCGACGTCCTGGTGCTGACCCGCGCGGTCGGGCCCGGGGGCGCGGACCGGACCGCCGCCGTCCTGGACCGGCTGTGCCCGACCGCACCCCGGCTGCTCGCCGGACGGGCCGACCACCGGGTCTTCTGCGACGGGCTCGACCCCGCGTCCCGCCGAGGCGTCCCGGGTGGCGTGCACGACCCGCTGCTGCGCGGGACACCCCCGCTGGACGCCGCCAGCGGCGTCCGCACCCTGCTGTTCTCCGCCCGACGCCCGTTCCACCCGGACCGGCTGCACGACGCGATCGACAGCCTGCTCGACGGCGTCGTGCGGGCCCGCGGCCGGGCCTGGCTCGCCACCCGTCCCGACGCGGTGCTGTGGGTGGAGAGCGCGGGCGGCGGCATGCGGATCGGCCACGCCGGCGACTGGCTGGCCGGCGCCGACGAGCAGGCGTGGGCCGAGGCCGGCGACCAGCGCCGGGCGCTGGCCGCCCTGGCCTGGCACCCGCGCTGGGGCGACCGCGCCCAGGACCTCGTCGCGATCTGCCACGACGCCGACCCCGACGAGATCGACGCCGCCCTGCGCTCCGCGCTGCTCACCGACGCCGAGATCGCCGCGGGCGAGGACGCCTGGTCCGCCCTGCCCGACCCGTTCGGCTGGGCCCACGACGAGCCCTGCGCCGAGTCCGAGCCCGTGGGGCCCGCCGCCCTGGACGACCCCACCGTCCGTTCCGACCGAGAAGGAGACCTCTGATGGCCGTTCCCAAGCGACGGACGTCGCGATCGAACACCCGGCACCGCCGGTCGCAGTGGAAGGCGACCACACCCGACCTGGTGCCGCTCACCCTGGAGGGACGCCGTCACCTGGTGCCGCGCGCCCTCGTCCCGGCCTACCGCCGGGGCCTGCTGCCCCCGCCCGCCGGACGGGGCTGAGGGCACCCCTTACCCGCGGGCCCCGGGCGGCCCGCGGGACGGCGTGATCGCCCGATGCCCCGGGCGGCCCCTCAGCCGCAGTGTCGTCGTCATGCTGATGACGCACATCCCGATGGACCATCTCGTCGCCCTCGCCGAGCAGCGGCAGGCCCGGCTGCGGGAGGAGGCGGACCGGTACCGCACGGAGCGGCTGGCGCGCGGCGCGGCCGGCCCGTCGGCGATGGGGCGGCTGTGGCTGCGGCTGCGGGCCCGGCTCACCGCCGCCCGGCGGCCGGTCCCCCGCGGGACCACCGTCGCCGGACCGGCACCGGACCGGACACCCCACCCGGCGGCACCGGACGGGCAGGTCCCGGCCGGGCCGCGTGCCTGAGCCGCGCGGACGGGCGGGTGCCGCCGTCGCGCCCCCGGGAGTGTCGGTGGCCCGTGCCACGATGCGCTCCATGACCGCGGGAGCGACCCACGGGGACGGCGCGCCCGGCCCGGACCCGGACGAACTGGTGGGCCGCGCGGACGAGCTCGCCGGTCTGCTCCGCGACCTCGACGCCGCCCGGGCAGGGCGGGCCCGCGCCGTGCTGCTCGCCGGAGAGGCGGGGATCGGCAAGTCCCGGCTCGCCACCGCACTCGGCCGGGCCGCCGCGGGGGCGGGCGCGCAGGTCGTCGTCGGGCGGTGTCTCGACGCGGGCGGCGCCGCACTCCCCTACCTGCCCTTCTCCGAGGTGCTCGACGCGCTGGCCCGGGCGGGCACCGCGCTGCGGCCGGTGCTGCACGGGCTGCTGCCCGGCGCGGCGGAGGCACCCCGTCCCGCGACGGGTGACGGGGACTCCGGGCGCCTGCAGGTGTTCGACGCGGTGGCCGGTGCCGTGCGCGACGCGGCCGCGACGGCGCCGCTGCTGGTCGTGCTGGAGGACCTGCACTGGGCGGACCGCTCCACCCGCGAGCTGCTCGCGTTCCTGCTCGCCCGGCTGGGCTCGCAGCGGCTGCTGGTGCTGGGCACCTACCGCTCCGACGACCTGCACCGCAGGCACCCGCTGCGCGCGTCGCTGGCCGAGCTCATCCGGCTGCCCGCCGTCCGCCGGGTCGAGCTGGGCCCGCTCACACCCGACGCCGTGCTGGCCCTGGTCCGGGCCCGGGCGGCCACCGGGGGTGTCGACGAGGCCACCCTGCGCCGGATCGCCGCCCGCAGCGAGGGCAACGCCTTCTACGCCGAGGAGCTGGTCGCGGCGGGGTCCGACGGCCTGCCGGGCGGCCTGGCCGACGTGCTGCTCACCCGGC harbors:
- the rpmF gene encoding 50S ribosomal protein L32, with translation MAVPKRRTSRSNTRHRRSQWKATTPDLVPLTLEGRRHLVPRALVPAYRRGLLPPPAGRG
- the rpmB gene encoding 50S ribosomal protein L28, with the protein product MAKRCDLTGREPGFGKSVSHSHRRTSRRWDPNVQTRRYWLAEENRWVRLTLSVKGIRTVDRIGVSAAVARIRANGVKV
- a CDS encoding MaoC family dehydratase; its protein translation is MSAPLTPLTPQTAAACAKGDALPSLTVQVTRADLVRYAGASGDLNPIHWSDRVAAVAGLPGVIAHGMLSMALAGRVLTAWTGDPAAIRSYGTRFTRPVVVPDDDAGATVELSGTVAEVREEGGERIAVVDLKAAFEGKTVLGRARAEVVLPG
- a CDS encoding MaoC family dehydratase N-terminal domain-containing protein, yielding MVDQSWVGHSSDPVGPYQVGREKIREFAVAIGDGDPLFRDVDAARAAGHADLVAPPTFPTCFTMPVIEGFLREPAFGWDYTRMVHGDQRITFRRPVVAGDELTTVLHVDELRTRAGNHMLTLRCEVTDAAGEPVATTHSMLVSPAGEDAGSEGDA
- the rpmG gene encoding 50S ribosomal protein L33, with the protein product MAKATDVRPKITLACEECKHRNYITKKNRRNDPDRLEIKKFCPNCGTHRAHRETR
- the rpsR gene encoding 30S ribosomal protein S18, encoding MPARPKPVRAPRRKPNPLKQRGIEHVDWKDAALLRTFISDRGKIRARRVTGLTGQQQRQVATAIRNAREMALLPYPHAGR
- the rpmG gene encoding 50S ribosomal protein L33 codes for the protein MAKSTDVRPIVKLRSTAGTGTTYVTRKNRRNDPDRLVLRKYDPKVRRHVEFKEER
- the rpsN gene encoding 30S ribosomal protein S14 is translated as MATTGQIAKNERRKEIVARYAERRAELKALIARPSTPEPERAAAVAELRRQPRDASATRVRNRDSVDGRPRGHLRKFGVSRVRLRELAHDGALPGVRKSSW
- the secE gene encoding preprotein translocase subunit SecE — its product is MSDEHESERPGRERPSNAADRRGRRASGSASTPGKGRATPTRATAATKEKKPSLFARLARFLREVVAELRKVIWPDRGQMVKYTIAVLIFVSIMVALVFVLDSAFAEGVALLFGN
- the mrf gene encoding ribosome hibernation factor-recruiting GTPase MRF, which translates into the protein MTELVVLCGTEPDGVGRTITRMRELDPGVVVLHHDLRDLGRGVVHRRLRDAGRDERTVLELAHGCVSCTIREDVLPTLAALAGTVDRVVLHLDPRLEPEPVCWALGAVVFEPPGGGEACTATDLVDLRGVVAVLDPDRWLDDATGDATLPERGLSTLPDDERTVAQLAVGQAEFADVLVLTRAVGPGGADRTAAVLDRLCPTAPRLLAGRADHRVFCDGLDPASRRGVPGGVHDPLLRGTPPLDAASGVRTLLFSARRPFHPDRLHDAIDSLLDGVVRARGRAWLATRPDAVLWVESAGGGMRIGHAGDWLAGADEQAWAEAGDQRRALAALAWHPRWGDRAQDLVAICHDADPDEIDAALRSALLTDAEIAAGEDAWSALPDPFGWAHDEPCAESEPVGPAALDDPTVRSDREGDL